CAATGAATTACTAGATATCCATCCGCATGAACAGCTCTCCATGCTTGTTCACCCGATGCATACTCTATAAATCCTGCTGGTTTATTGTCTTTTCTCAATTGTATGTAAGTCAAACTTTGAGTGAATTCTTTTTCTGTCCAATTTAGTTTTTGTACATATCCCGGTGCTTTTTGCATGCTTCTCATGCAAAAACAGCCGTCTTCCCTTATTTGATTTTCATACCATTCAATGGTTGTTGAATTTTCCATTTAGTCTCTCCTAACTTTATGAATATTGATATAAGGATTTCATAATGATTACAAAACCGCAAGCAAAATATAGTGAAAAAAACAGCACAAAAAAAGACACCACTCAAGCCTTATTGGCTCGAATGGCATCTGTCATTGCATGTGAGACACTGCTAACACAATTCTATGTCAAACAAATAGCATCTTCTTATTAGGTTGGCGTGACTTCACCAAGTTTAATCTTATTCTCTGCTTCTTCAATTGGATAGCGTTTGCGGAACCACAGCGATTGAAGCAGCAAAAAGGTGCCGCTTACGGTCCAATATAAAGGCATGGCCGCAGGAGCGTTGAAGGAAAAGACCGCCATCATAATCGGTGAAAGATAACCCATAATAGCAAATTGCTTGCGCTGGTCAGCCGTCATCTGTTGCTGAGAAAGCTTAGCCTGTGCCAAGTATACAACTGCGACGACAATTGCCAGAATCCAGTCCGGCTGTCCGAGCCGGAACCATAAGAAGGAATGAGACGCCAACTCCGGCGTGAGTCGGATGGCAGTATACATACCGCTTAAAATCGGGAGCTGAATGAGAATAGGCAGACAACCGATATTGAGCGGATTGAATTGATGCTCTTTGTACAGCGCCATCATTTCCTGCTGCATACTCTGCTGGCTGGTGGTATCTTTTTTATTCTCATACTTCTTTTTAATTCGGTCCAAGTCGGGCTGCATAGCGCTCATCTTGCGCTTCATACCCTGCTGGGCACGCGTTTGACGCATCATTAGCGGCAATAAGGCCAGACGGACAATGAATGTCAAAGTCATGATCGCCAGCCCAAAACTTCCACCGAACCATTCCGCCAAATGCTGAATGAGCCAAGAAAGTGGGAATACCACGTAATGATTAAAAAAACCAGGTGTCTGTGCATTAATCTCCGCAGCATTCGCACCACAACCAGACAGCAGCATGACCACCGCCAACGCTACGATTAAACCCAATATCCGTTCTTGTTTACCCCAAAAAGTGAATCCCTTGAATCGTTTCATATGTTCCTCCTCGTTGATTGGCTGTGCCATTTTTCAACAAGGGGGAACAATCGGAAGCATCTTCATCTGGCGCTTCCTTCCGCCGAATGTGACGTGCTAGCCGGACAGGCATGTCCTGTCCGCGGGCAGACATCGGCATCAGTGGAGAAGCATGCGAGCGAACGGGGCCGCCTTCGACCCAGCATTCAGCTACGCTGCCATGCAAATGAGCAAGATACGTATAAGTCACAGTGCACAGCAAGCCGATCGTAAGCAAATAGGGGAGTAGGTCCTGAAGCTCAAACAAGGGATTCACCTCCTTCGGTATGTTGCTACAATTATAGCACGAAACCGGACAATCGACTAATCTTTAAATAGAGATAGAGGTCGGATTACACAAGAAAGTACGCTCTACGTAACGGTAAAACTTAACGTATAGCAAGCATACGATTCAGTGCCTGTACAGCGTCCTGTCTGATCTGAGCATCCACACGAATTACGCCTACAGGCTCTCCCCGATCAATCTGTTCCATTGCCCACAGCAAATGCGGAAGATCGATCCGGTTCATGGTCAGACAAGGACACATATCGGGATTGAGCGATTCAATCTGCTGTTCAGGGTACTGCTGTCTAATTCGTTGCACGAGATTCATCTCTGTGCCAACGGCCCAACGGGTTCCCGGCTCTGCCGCACAGATCGTATCGATGATGAATTTGGTGGAGCCAGCACAATCTGCGAGTTGTACAACCTCATAAGAGCATTCGGGATGAACGATGACTCGGATATTTTTATCGCGTTCACGGACGTTGCGAATATGATCTACCGTAAATTTTTCATGAACTGAACAATGCCCTTTCCATAAAATGATTTTTACGGTTGCCGGGTTTCGTTCAGTCTCCAACTGATCGGTCATAGGATTCCATACAGCCATTTCATCTAGCGGAATTCCAAGATCATGGGCTGTATTGCGTCCCAAATGTTGATCCGGCAAAAATAAAATACGTTCCTTTTGTTTCAGTGCCCAGTCTAGCACCTGCTTTGCATTCGAAGAAGTCACGGTAGCCCCGCCATGCCGTCCTACAAAGGCTTTAATCTCTGCTGTGGAATTTACATATGTTAACGGAATGATCGTATCACCAACCAACTCCTGCAAATGCCTCCACGCTCGTTCCGTCTGCTCCATATTCGCCATATCTGCCATTGAGCAGCCTGCGCGCATATCCGGCAGAACAACGGTTTGCCGGTCGGTAGTCAGCATATCCGCTGTCTCCGCCATAAAATGAACCCCGCAAAACACAATAAACTCCGCTTCCTGATTTTGTGCCGCCATTTGAGCGAGCTGTAGAGAATCTCCTGTTATATCAGCAAATTGGATAACTTCGTCTTTCTGATAGTGATGGCCCGGAATGAGCAGCTTTGAGCCCCATTTTTGTTTCAGCTCGGCTACGCGTTGCTCCATGTCAGCAACCGTCAGTGTTTTATAATGCTCTGGCATAAGTCCACGATTTCCTTGTAAAACGTCTAGCATAGACATTAGATTCCCTCCATATCGTTGCGGCTGACTGTCCCTCGCTCACGAATAGATAACCGCTATGTGTACAAAACATATTTACATGTGTCTTGACACCTATATTTACACATGCCTACAATAATCTCAAGAGTTTTTGGAATGGAATTATTTTTAAGCGGGGAGGATTTGCTGTGATTTACCTGGACTACGCCGCTTCCACACCCATGTGTGACGAAGCTTTGCATATATATAGCGTAATGAATAAGGAAATGTTCGGAAATGCCAGCAGCCTCCATGATGCGGGCGGTCAAGCAGCCTACACACTAGATTACAGCAGGCAACGAATGGCAAAAATGATTGGCGGGCAAAAGGAAGGCATCTATTTTACATCAGGGGGCACAGAATCCAATATGGTGGTCGTGCAATCAATCCTGAACGGGCTGCCGCCAGACAAAAAGCATTGGATTATGAGCGCTTTGGAACATCACTCGATGTATAATCTTGCTACTTTGCTAGAACATCAGGGCTATGAGCTAACTATTATACAACCGGATCGGGAAGGACGAATAACCCGTGAAGTTCTTGTACCCCATCTTAGAGACAACACCGGGCTCGTATCGATACAACACGCCAATTCGGAGACAGGGCTGATTCAGGATCTTGCTGCCTTGTCTCCCCTGCTTCACGAACGTGGTATTATGTTGCACAGTGATGCGGTACAAACATTTGGGAATGTTCACATAGATGTAGAAGCCATGGGAGTGGATGCACTCTCTATATCAAGCCATAAAGTATATGGCCCCAAAGGTGTCGGTGCTGCATATCTCAAACCCGGAACCCCATGGCGTCCGTTGTATCCTGATACACTGCATGAAAACGGATTTCGTCCTGGTACAGTTAATGTTCCTGGGATTGCAGCCTTTGTCGCAGCGGCAGAAATGATGACGGAACAGATGGAGATGCATCAGGAGCGATATGCTACCCTGCGAAGATACTTTATTACGAAAATTCAGGAAAGATCCATTCCATTACGTTGGGTCGTAGAGGAAAGCGAAAAAAAAGCAGTGCTTCATCATATTGTAGGATGTTTTTTTCACGGTTACGAGGGACAATATGTTATGCTGGAATGTAATCGTAGCGGTGTCTGTATATCTACCGGAAGCGCATGTGCCGCCGGACATCACGATCCTTCACCTGCCTTACAGGCACTTGGAGCATCTGAACGTGAAGCCTTACAATTTATCCGTATTTCTTTCGGCAGGACAACCACCATCGAGGAATTGAATGTACTGGTAGATATTTTGACAGACCTGACGCATCGACAAGAAAGGAGCTTATCCCGTTGACTGAATCTTTAAAACGGTCAGGTACGGATCGCCGCGAACAGCTGCTATTGTGGCTCAAAAGCGAGTCACCGCTGACCGGGAGCGAGCTGGCACGCAGGTCCTCCGTTTCCAGACAAGTAATTGTACAAGATATTTCCCTGTTAAAAGCAAGCCAAGAGCCTATACTTGCAACGAGTCAAGGATACATTTATATGGAACCTGCGGCTCAAGCCGCTCCCTTAGCCTCTCGTATTATTGTGTGTAATCACCGACCTGAACAAACAGAAGAAGAATTAAAGCTAATTGTAGACTACGGTGTCAGTGTGCAGGATGTTATAGTTGAACATCCAGTATATGGAGATCTGACTGCTCCAATACGGGTCGGAACTCGCAAAGAAGTGGACGATTTTATACGTAAGATCAGCTCCACCCAAGCCACGTATTTGTCCCAGCTGACCGGAGGCATCCACCTGCATACCTTGCATGCGTCGGATGAAGATAAAATTAATGATGCCTGTGCTGCATTGGAGCAAGCCGGCTTCCTAATGACAGATTGATCTTAATACGATAGCAAAGCAATAAAAATCCTTTCCAGTTTGTGGAGTGCAAATGCACTCCGCAGGGATGGTATGTAAATAGCTTGAAATGAAAAATCCCGGCCCCCTATAAAGGGAATCGGGAATGGACTAAGTGAGCTTAATTTCTAGCAACTCATATTTGATTACAGCCATAGGTGCATCGACATGAATGATACTGCCCACTTCTTTCCCCAAAAGTGCCTTACCTAAAGGACTCTCATAGGAAATTTTGTTGTCCAGAACATCTGCCTCCGCAGGACTTACAACTTTGTATTCCACCTTCTCCGAAAATTCGATGTCATTCAGAATAACAGTAGAACCGATACTGACCGTTTTAAGATCCAGATTACTTTCATCCACTATCCGAGCTTTGGTCAACATTTTTTCCAAGACCATGATTCGTGTTTCCATAAACGCCTGATCGTCCTTGGCTGAGTGATATTCACTATTTTCCTTCAGATCTCCATAGCTGATGGCCAACTTGAGGCGTTCGGCTAGCTCCTTGCGTTTTACTGTCTTCAGTTCCTTGAGCTCTTCCTCCAGCTTGGCTAATCCCTCTTTAGTTAACAATACTTCTTCATTCGACATGGTCTTATTTCAACTCCTATTTCAGCACTTTGCATAATTCAAGTTCAATACTCGAAGGTACAATATATACGAGCTAAACCGTTAGGGTCCATCTATTGCTAATTGGATAAAGCTCCTGGAATTGATGCAAAATGCTCATTTAGCTTGCTTTATTGTAGTTTACTCTAAATTGGACCAACATGCGAAAAGAAATTCAGGAAATAGCAATCAGCTACCTTCGACCACTGTGATCCATATGGTAACCAAAGCTTTCTTGTTCGCATATCGTATGATCATAACGTATTTTAATGAGCACGTGCAGTGCCACTGCCCTTGTCCCAAATTTCATGCAAATCAGGCAGGAGCAGTGTATGGCGGGAGGAAGGATTCAATGGCTTCCTTAGGAAAGAATGGCAATGGGAACGGGAATCGCAAATCCAAATCCCCCCCTAACGGTCAAAAGAAAAATGGATTAAACAGTAATTCGGCTATCTTTTCAGCACTTCAAGGAAAAAATGTAGAGGTCCTAGTCGCAGCCCTCCTACTAACAGGAAAACTAAACGTCGATTCCGTGACTTTATACAGACAAGCAACATTATTTTTAGGTCTCACAGGAAAATACAAAACATTAGCATCTGCCCCTACTAATGTCGATAATATGGTGAAATTTTTAAATGATAACGGCAATATGACGTTGGATCAGGTGATACAAGCCTTTTCGCAGAAAATAAATAATTAACAGGTGGCGAAAGGAGATAGTTGTGGTGAGTGAGTTTGATGGAGAATCTTTTGCAGAGGTTATCATTATTGTGATTCTAGTTGCCATGATCTTCTATGGCTCCTCAGATATAGAGGGACTTTCCGCTTCGCCAACCCAATCCTAAAATGCTAATTCCCGCAAAAAAGAGCATCTATAGACTCTCGCGAGGTCAATAGATGCTCTTCCTTTTTAACGGCTCATTATTTCGAATTAACGTTCCTTCACTTCTACACTTATGGTTTGACTGGAAACCTCTCCTGCAGCATTGACTAACTCGGCCCGATACTCATATGTACCCGGCTTTTGATTTTGGATGTTGGTCACAGCACTTTGGGCCTGCGGACTTTGGCTCGACAGATCCTGCGTGTCGATCAGCTCTCCATTTTCATACAGGTTGTATTGGGTTGCATTCGTACCCCACCACATGTTCATTGTCAGGGTATAGTTGCCGTCACCATCCCAATTGTTATGAGACAACACCGGTATGCCAGGAGTAGCATCGATCACTTCGACAGTTAACGGGTCGCTGACCGTTTTACCGGAAGCGTTGATCAGCTCAGCAGTATACGTGTAGGTTCCATTGCTCTTGCCTGTAACAGAAATGACTGCATGCTGTGCTTCAGGGGAAGCCGCTTGCAACGATTGGGTCGCGATCAGCTTGTCATTTTCATACAACTTGAGTTCATCACCATTCGTGCCCCACCACAGATTCATGGTGATGTTGTAGTCTCCATCCTTCAGTCCGGTGTCCTGACCGTTATCATGAGACAGCACCGGTTTACCCGGCACTTCACCTACAGTGTTTTTCTCGACTCTAACGGTTACTGGATTGGATACGACCGTTTTACCGTCCAAGGTGACGCTCGCTGTAATCTCGGCGCTCCCCTCTTTTAGGGCCCGAAGCTCTCCATACGTATCCAGTGCAACGGATTCATGGCTGCTGATATACTGAACAGAGGCATTACTTAAATCAGCTTGGCTGCCATCTGTGAGCGTACCCTTGAGATGTGTGACTGCTGTATCCCCAACGTTAAATGTTGTTTGATCCAAGGAAAGCTCTACTTCCTGTAAAGCTGCGCCTGTCTGAGCTGAAAAATCATCTAGTCCGCGCGGCTTTAACTGATAATTTCCTTTGAAAACTGCCGAAATTCCCTTCAGCTTCACTTGCTGTCCTTCTTGATACGGAAAAGATGTCCGTGTTAAGCCTGTACGTGCATCAACTCGCACATGATGGCTAACCTCACCCGCTACTGCATCAAATTCAAACGAACCTACAGGAGTTGCATCTATTATATTACGAATAATGGCAGTAGGAAGCTCAACCAGCTGTCCTTGATTCGCATCGCTGAGCTCGGTGACTTGCACAGCTTGCGGAAGTTGTCCTTCTCCCGTTTTTTCAATAGCCACTGGATCGGTCAACTCCACTTCACTGTTGTACAGTGCCAAACTTGCTGTAATCTTTACTCGATCACCTTGGTGAAAGCCGCTCTGGTTTTGATAAACATAAATGCCGCCACTTTCATCCTGCATATAGAAGGCTTGACCGCCAAAAGCCCCTGGTTCTATCGTCACAACACCCTCCAAGGTCACAACTTTGCCAGCCGAAAGATTCCGCGCTTCTGCGACACTGATTCGAGCTGGAATTGTATTGCCATC
This window of the Paenibacillus polymyxa genome carries:
- the yidC gene encoding membrane protein insertase YidC — protein: MKRFKGFTFWGKQERILGLIVALAVVMLLSGCGANAAEINAQTPGFFNHYVVFPLSWLIQHLAEWFGGSFGLAIMTLTFIVRLALLPLMMRQTRAQQGMKRKMSAMQPDLDRIKKKYENKKDTTSQQSMQQEMMALYKEHQFNPLNIGCLPILIQLPILSGMYTAIRLTPELASHSFLWFRLGQPDWILAIVVAVVYLAQAKLSQQQMTADQRKQFAIMGYLSPIMMAVFSFNAPAAMPLYWTVSGTFLLLQSLWFRKRYPIEEAENKIKLGEVTPT
- the nadA gene encoding quinolinate synthase NadA, translating into MSMLDVLQGNRGLMPEHYKTLTVADMEQRVAELKQKWGSKLLIPGHHYQKDEVIQFADITGDSLQLAQMAAQNQEAEFIVFCGVHFMAETADMLTTDRQTVVLPDMRAGCSMADMANMEQTERAWRHLQELVGDTIIPLTYVNSTAEIKAFVGRHGGATVTSSNAKQVLDWALKQKERILFLPDQHLGRNTAHDLGIPLDEMAVWNPMTDQLETERNPATVKIILWKGHCSVHEKFTVDHIRNVRERDKNIRVIVHPECSYEVVQLADCAGSTKFIIDTICAAEPGTRWAVGTEMNLVQRIRQQYPEQQIESLNPDMCPCLTMNRIDLPHLLWAMEQIDRGEPVGVIRVDAQIRQDAVQALNRMLAIR
- a CDS encoding IscS subfamily cysteine desulfurase, coding for MIYLDYAASTPMCDEALHIYSVMNKEMFGNASSLHDAGGQAAYTLDYSRQRMAKMIGGQKEGIYFTSGGTESNMVVVQSILNGLPPDKKHWIMSALEHHSMYNLATLLEHQGYELTIIQPDREGRITREVLVPHLRDNTGLVSIQHANSETGLIQDLAALSPLLHERGIMLHSDAVQTFGNVHIDVEAMGVDALSISSHKVYGPKGVGAAYLKPGTPWRPLYPDTLHENGFRPGTVNVPGIAAFVAAAEMMTEQMEMHQERYATLRRYFITKIQERSIPLRWVVEESEKKAVLHHIVGCFFHGYEGQYVMLECNRSGVCISTGSACAAGHHDPSPALQALGASEREALQFIRISFGRTTTIEELNVLVDILTDLTHRQERSLSR
- a CDS encoding transcription repressor NadR — its product is MTESLKRSGTDRREQLLLWLKSESPLTGSELARRSSVSRQVIVQDISLLKASQEPILATSQGYIYMEPAAQAAPLASRIIVCNHRPEQTEEELKLIVDYGVSVQDVIVEHPVYGDLTAPIRVGTRKEVDDFIRKISSTQATYLSQLTGGIHLHTLHASDEDKINDACAALEQAGFLMTD
- the greA gene encoding transcription elongation factor GreA, whose translation is MSNEEVLLTKEGLAKLEEELKELKTVKRKELAERLKLAISYGDLKENSEYHSAKDDQAFMETRIMVLEKMLTKARIVDESNLDLKTVSIGSTVILNDIEFSEKVEYKVVSPAEADVLDNKISYESPLGKALLGKEVGSIIHVDAPMAVIKYELLEIKLT